In one Halictus rubicundus isolate RS-2024b chromosome 14, iyHalRubi1_principal, whole genome shotgun sequence genomic region, the following are encoded:
- the LOC143360910 gene encoding fatty acid synthase-like, which produces MPAQFESANSPIAREPVINGSTQYLQDDIVISGFSGRFPESDNVDELKKNLFEGVDMITDDERRWPAGIYGLPKRTGKLKDIQHFDATFFGVHAKQAHLMDPQLRILLEATYEAIVDAGINPQEIRGSKTGVFVGVSTSESNEMWTKNPEEINGYGLTGCCRAMFPNRVSFAFDFNGPSYAIDTACSSSLYGMHQAISAMRSGECDAAIVAGCNLLLKPTSSLEFHRLSMLSVDGSCKAFDAAGNGYVRSETIGVLFLQKSKDARRVYATVIHSKTNTDGNKVEGITYPNGQMQQKMMREVYAEAGINPTDVVYMEAHGTGTKVGDPQEINSIGNLFCKGRKTPLLLGSVKSNLGHAEPASGMCSMAKLLIAMEAGVIPGNLHFKNPNKDIPSLHDGSIQVVDKNMPWKGGLVAVNSFGFGGANAHILLRSNPKPKLSPVLDSKIPKLVAVSGRTEEAVQVLLDKAKEHEKDDEFIALLHDTYALNIPGHLYRGYSVLGTAGAEETSQISTSEKRPIWFVFSGMGSQWAGMGKDLLCIEPFKRSLQRCADALKPEGVDLMNIILNSTPESFVENVVHCFISIAAIQVALVDLLAYLGIHPDGIVGHSVGELGCAYADGTFTPEQTILAAYWRGRSILDSKLSPGAMAAVGLSWEEVKKRCPPNVYPACNNSEDSTTISGAVDAIKKFAEELKKEDIFVRVVESSGVAFHSKYIAPAGQNLRSALERIIPNPKPRTSRWISTSIPTAAWDNPLAQLSSAAYHVNNLLSPVLFKQGLSYVPENAITIEIAPHCLMQAVLRRSLSKSVTNIGLHKRDHKNNLLFLLENLGKLHMAGAQVKISKLYPPISYPVGRGTPMISSMVKWDHSTEWAVADFCKSDNLSGESVIEFDLSKESDAYIAGHTIDGRILFPATGYLVLVWRTYAKLRNVDFEKLPVVFEHVKFLRATIMPKEGPIKFFVNIFMGTNEFEICENGAVAVTGKISVPENTEKMMLNLPTPVVRNDPELLELNTKDVYKELRLRGYEYTGEFQGIESANNRGGNGKLLWTNWISFMDTMLQITILQKDTRSLHLPTRIQYVAINPVAHMEQVNDLGEDQALPVYCYKNIDVVKSGGIEIRKMKASLAPRRQQSQIPPKYEKYTFVPYVNPKPTVEDPEKAKVNALTILLQIVRENLAALKLKAVEVAGDRPIDALFATTVLDILYSEPSVTIDYQVAATSSVEQYASLNAQNVKVVQKDLNKTPVGQDLHFVVATNVLSKNTAEAVLNNLSDSLRSGGYALLEESGLNNLDSSKKTANLIIVGKQVAHGKSYVLLKKPEKLAEPMIVQITEKNFQWVENLKAALKKAATEKQEILVVNQGDELLGMIGLMNCVRREEGGTNVRYVFIQDKNAPKFSLKDKLYAEQLSKQLMANVLKGGNWGSFRHLLLDQQTGASSLQVEHAYINALYRGDLSSLRWIESPLSYYEPEKSLGVELFHVYYAPLNFRDVMLATGKLPPDALPGNLASQDCILGLEFSGRNSKGERVMAMVPARGLATTVVADSGFSWIVPKKWSLEEASTIPVAYATSYYALFVRGGLKRGESVLIHAGSGGVGQASISIALHAGCTVFTTVGTPEKRQFLKKMFPQLTDRNIGNSRDTSFEQLIMNETNGRGVDVVLNSLAEEKLQASVRCLADGGRFLEIGKYDLSNDAPLGMSLFLKNTAFHGILLDAICEIDGPERKEVVRLVKEGIDNGAVRPLPATVFSEQQIEQSFRFMATGKHIGKVVLKIREEEKETVVPHPTPKIVAAIPRTYMNPDKSYILVGGLGGFGAELAEWMIKRGAKHLVLTSRSGIRNGFQSLCVRRWRESGVNVAISTVDATTMAGAKKLIEDSNKMAPVGGIFNLAAVLVDNVLEYLEENDFAKVAAPKVSATKCLDAVSRELCSLLDYFVVFSSVSCGRGNIGQTNYGLANSAMERIIEQRQANGLPGLAIQWGAIGDVGLILDSVGGGNDTEIGGTMPQRIGSCLETMDVFLQQPHPVLASMCVADQRKSQDTTNKVSIVQAIANILGIKKLESINYSVTLADLGMDSLMGTEIKQTLERNYDVVLSAQDIRNLTFEKLKSFDSGAVEVEANEPEAEEEDGAQFLFQADGAEIIPTESLVQLKTKGTKGAPLFFVHAIEGMVGSLKGIASELNRPAWGFQCVQNAPLSTITELATFYIKEMKKVQKKGPYHIVGYSFGACVAFDMALQLETAGEKVILTLLDGSPEFVRLHCIAIGKHASESKADIVEDNCRKTLSFFIKQFNEKIRFIEAYNILKDTPDDEILDKMVETINNKDLKKEELKIAGMLFHKKLQAAYYYVPTVKFNGDIMLIRIQDSFIHLKKDYGLSEICQKEVQIQELPGNHRSILTGSNGKEIAKMLQT; this is translated from the exons ATGCCGGCCCAATTTGAGAGCGCGAACAGCCCCATCGCCAGGGAGCCAGTGATCAACGGTAGCACACAATACCTTCAAGATGACATTGTCATCAGTGGTTTCTCAG GTCGTTTCCCGGAGTCGGACAATGTAGACGAGTTGAAGAAGAATTTATTCGAGGGTGTCGACATGATCACGGACGACGAACGTCGATGGCCAGCCGGTATCTACGGTTTACCAAAGAGAACCGGCAAATTGAAGGACATTCAACACTTCGACGCCACTTTTTTCGGTGTTCACGCGAAACAAGCTCATTTGATGGACCCACAGCTTCGGATACTCCTGGAGGCAACGTACGAGGCCATAGTCGATGCTGGCATTAATCCACAAGAGATTAGAGGATCGAAGACTGGTGTGTTCGTCGGTGTTTCTACCTCAGAGTCGAACGAGATGTGGACGAAGAATCCGGAAGAGATTAATG GCTACGGATTGACCGGATGCTGCAGAGCCATGTTCCCCAACAGGGTATCGTTCGCTTTCGACTTCAATGGGCCAAGTTACGCGATAGACACAGCTTGCTCGTCGTCGCTGTACGGTATGCACCAGGCGATCAGCGCGATGCGTTCGGGAGAGTGCGACGCGGCTATCGTTGCTGGCTGCAACCTTTTGCTGAAGCCCACCTCGTCGCTCGAGTTCCATAGATTGAGCATGTTGTCGGTGGACGGCTCGTGCAAAGCGTTCGACGCCGCAGGTAACGGCTACGTCAGATCCGAGACAATCGGTGTCCTGTTCCTACAAAAGTCGAAGGACGCGCGCAGAGTCTACGCCACCGTGATACACTCGAAAACGAACACGGACGGCAACAAAGTCGAGGGCATCACATATCCGAACGGGCAGATGCAGCAAAAAATGATGCGCGAAGTCTACGCGGAGGCTGGAATCAATCCAACAGATGTTGTCTACATGGAAGCCCACGGAACCGGCACCAAGGTCGGCGACCCGCAAGAGATCAACTCTATCGGAAACTTGTTCTGCAAAGGCAGGAAAACTCCTCTTCTTCTTGGCTCGGTCAAGTCGAACTTGGGTCACGCGGAACCGGCCAGTGGAATGTGTTCTATGGCGAAACTGTTGATCGCTATGGAAGCAGGAGTGATACCAGGCAATCTTCACTTTAAGAATCCGAACAAGGATATACCGTCTCTACACGACGGCAGCATACAGGTCGTCGATAAGAATATGCCATGGAAGGGTGGCCTAGTCGCCGTAAACTCGTTCGGTTTTGGCGGAGCCAACGCGCACATACTTCTTCGTAGCAATCCGAAACCAAAACTGTCGCCAGTCTTAGATAGTAAAATACCCAAGTTGGTCGCTGTATCCGGCCGCACAGAGGAAGCTGTACAGGTTCTTCTAGACAAAGCCAAAGAACACGAGAAGGACGACGAGTTCATCGCTCTTCTTCACGACACGTACGCGTTGAACATACCCGGTCACCTTTACCGGGGCTATTCCGTGCTGGGAACGGCCGGAGCCGAAGAAACTAGTCAAATCAGTACCTCGGAGAAACGTCCTATTTGGTTCGTGTTCTCTGGTATGGGCTCTCAGTGGGCTGGCATGGGCAAGGATTTGCTCTGCATCGAACCGTTCAAGCGAAGCTTGCAACGTTGCGCCGACGCCTTGAAACCCGAAGGTGTTGATCTGATGAACATCATTCTGAACTCGACACCCGAATCCTTCGTTGAGAATGTCGTTCACTGCTTCATATCGATCGCAGCTATTCAAGTCGCCCTCGTAGACCTTCTGGCGTACTTGGGCATTCATCCGGACGGTATCGTTGGACATTCGGTCGGTGAGCTGGGATGCGCTTACGCCGACGGTACTTTCACGCCGGAACAAACCATTTTGGCCGCGTACTGGCGTGGAAGATCTATTCTGGACTCGAAACTGTCGCCCGGAGCTATGGCGGCCGTAGGGTTAAGTTGGGAGGAGGTTAAAAAACGATGCCCGCCGAACGTGTATCCAGCTTGCAACAACTCCGAAGATTCTACAACGATTTCCGGTGCGGTCGATGCTATTAAGAAATTCGCCGAGGAGCTGAAGAAGGAGGATATCTTCGTACGAGTGGTAGAGAGCAGCGGCGTCGCGTTCCACAGCAAGTACATAGCCCCGGCTGGCCAGAATTTGCGCTCCGCTTTAGAGAGGATCATACCGAATCCAAAACCGCGTACCTCCAGGTGGATCTCCACGTCCATACCCACTGCAGCTTGGGACAATCCATTGGCGCAGCTCAGCTCGGCAGCCTACCATGTGAACAACTTGCTGTCGCCTGTACTGTTCAAGCAAGGGCTTTCTTACGTGCCTGAAAACGCGATCACCATCGAGATTGCTCCGCACTGTTTGATGCAGGCGGTTCTGCGTAGATCGTTGTCAAAGAGTGTGACGAACATAGGATTGCACAAACGGGATCACAAGAACAACTTGCTTTTCCTGCTCGAAAACTTAGGAAAATTGCACATGGCTGGCGCACAGGTAAAGATCTCAAAACTGTACCCACCCATCAGCTATCCGGTCGGCCGTGGTACGCCGATGATCAGCTCTATGGTTAAATGGGACCACTCCACCGAATGGGCGGTAGCCGATTTCTGCAAGAGCGACAATCTCTCCGGAGAGAGCGTGATCGAGTTTGACCTGTCCAAAGAATCGGACGCGTACATAGCTGGTCATACGATCGACGGAAGAATTCTTTTCCCGGCTACCGGTTACTTGGTACTCGTCTGGAGAACCTACGCGAAGCTGCGCAACGTCGACTTCGAGAAACTGCCGGTTGTGTTCGAACATGTAAAATTCCTGCGCGCTACAATCATGCCTAAAGAAGGCCCGATTAAATTCTTTGTCAATATATTCATGGGAACCAATGAATTTGAGATTTGTGAGAACGGCGCGGTGGCGGTGACAGGAAAGATATCTGTACCGGAGAACACGGAGAAAATGATGCTGAATCTTCCGACACCAGTCGTACGAAACGATCCCGAACTGTTGGAGCTGAACACCAAAGACGTGTACAAGGAGCTCCGTTTGCGAGGATACGAATATACCGGGGAGTTCCAGGGTATCGAATCCGCCAACAATCGCGGTGGCAATGGAAAACTTCTCTGGACCAATTGGATCTCCTTCATGGACACCATGCTTCAGATTACCATTCTACAAAAGGATACCAGATCCTTGCATTTACCAACTCGTATACAGTATGTTGCTATCAATCCCGTTGCTCATATGGAACAAGTGAACGACTTGGGGGAAGACCAGGCTCTTCCAGTATATTGTTACAAGAATATCGATGTCGTCAAATCCGGCGGTATCGAAATCAGAAAGATGAAAGCATCCTTGGCCCCGAGAAGGCAGCAATCTCAAATCCCTCCCAAGTACGAGAAATACACGTTTGTACCCTACGTTAACCCCAAGCCTACGGTGGAAGACCCTGAGAAGGCTAAAGTGAATGCCCTTACCATCTTGTTGCAAATTGTCCGTGAAAACTTGGCAGCATTGAAATTGAAAGCCGTAGAAGTAGCCGGCGATCGTCCCATAGATGCTCTCTTCGCAACCACTGTGTTGGACATCTTGTACAGCGAACCCAGTGTTACT ATTGATTACCAGGTCGCTGCAACCAGTAGCGTCGAGCAATATGCCAGCTTGAATGCGCAAAACGTAAAAGTTGTACAAAAGGATCTGAACAAGACACCTGTGGGCCAAGACTTACACTTCGTCGTAGCTACGAACGTACTGTCGAAGAATACCGCCGAGGCTGTACTGAACAATCTGTCTGACAGTCTGAGGAGTGGTGGCTATGCTCTGCTTGAAGAATCCGGTTTGAATAATTTGGATAGCTCGAAGAAAACCGCCAATCTGATAATCGTAGGGAAACAAGTAGCGCACGGAAAGTCTTACGTTTTACTCAAGAAGCCTGAAAAGTTGGCGGAGCCGATGATCGTCCAAATAACAGAGAAGAACTTCCAGTGGGTAGAGAATCTTAAGGCGGCGCTGAAGAAAGCTGCGACGGAGAAACAAGAGATTCTTGTAGTCAATCAAGGCGACGAACTGCTCG GCATGATTGGGCTTATGAACTGCGTccgccgcgaggaaggcggCACCAACGTGCGTTACGTGTTCATCCAAGACAAGAACGCACCCAAGTTCAGTCTCAAGGATAAACTCTACGCCGAGCAACTGAGCAAGCAATTGATGGCCAATGTCTTGAAAGGAGGAAACTGGGGAAGCTTCCGGCATTTGCTCTTGGACCAGCAAACAGGAGCTTCGTCCCTCCAGGTTGAACACGCGTACATCAATGCTCTGTACAGGGGTGACCTGAGCAGTTTGCGATGGATCGAGAGTCCTCTGAGTTACTACGAACCGGAAAAGTCCTTGGGAGTGGAACTCTTCCACGTATACTACGCTCCGTTGAACTTCCGAGATGTGATGTTAGCCACTGGAAAGCTACCACCCGATGCTCTGCCTGGAAACTTGGCTAGCCAAGATTGTATCTTGGGTCTTGAATTCTCCGGACGTAACTCAAAGGGTGAACGAGTTATGGCGATGGTACCTGCACGCGGTCTGGCGACCACCGTAGTAGCCGATTCTGGATTCTCATGGATCGTACCTAAAAAATGGTCTCTGGAGGAAGCTTCGACGATCCCGGTAGCCTACGCGACTAGTTACTACGCCTTGTTCGTTCGAGGTGGCCTGAAACGCGGCGAAAGCGTTCTGATTCACGCTGGCAGTGGTGGTGTTGGTCAAGCCAGTATTTCCATAGCTTTGCACGCAGGCTGCACAGTGTTCACAACGGTCGGTACACCGGAGAAGCGACAGTTCTTAAAGAAAATGTTCCCTCAGTTGACCGATAGGAACATCGGCAATTCCCGAGACACCAGCTTCGAACAACTGATAATGAACGAGACGAACGGTCGTGGTGTGGACGTGGTGCTAAATTCGTTGGCCGAAGAGAAGCTGCAAGCCAGCGTCAGGTGTCTCGCCGATGGTGGTCGGTTCCTCGAAATTGGAAAATACGATCTATCGAACGACGCGCCTTTGGGAATGTCGTTGTTCTTGAAGAACACCGCCTTCCATGGAATATTGTTGGACGCCATTTGCGAGATCGACGGCCCTGAAAGGAAGGAAGTGGTCAGACTCGTCAAAGAGGGTATCGACAACGGAGCTGTTCGCCCGCTGCCAGCTACTGTCTTCTCGGAGCAGCAGATCGAACAGTCGTTCCGGTTCATGGCCACAGGCAAACACATTGGTAAAGTTGTGTTGAAGATTCGCGAAGAAGAGAAGGAGACCGTGGTACCGCACCCAACGCCAAAGATCGTAGCAGCCATTCCGCGCACGTACATGAACCCAGACAAGTCTTACATCCTGGTCGGAGGTCTCGGAGGATTCGGTGCAGAGCTCGCCGAATGGATGATCAAGCGAGGCGCCAAACATTTGGTATTGACATCCAGGTCCGGTATCCGAAACGGCTTCCAGTCCCTGTGCGTTCGTCGTTGGCGCGAATCCGGCGTGAACGTTGCAATCTCGACGGTGGACGCGACAACGATGGCCGGAGCAAAGAAGCTGATCGAAGATAGCAACAAGATGGCTCCTGTCGGTGGTATATTCAACTTGGCGGCTGTTCTAGTCGACAACGTGCTCGAATACCTTGAAGAGAACGATTTCGCCAAGGTAGCAGCGCCTAAAGTCTCTGCCACGAAATGTCTGGACGCGGTGTCGCGAGAGTTGTGTTCCTTGCTGGACTATTTTGTTGTCTTCTCCTCCGTTTCGTGCGGCAGAGGTAACATTGGTCAAACGAATTATGGTCTTGCAAACTCTGCCATGGAGAGAATCATCGAGCAGAGACAAGCGAACGGTCTGCCTGGCCTTGCTATTCAGTGGGGAGCTATTGGAGATGTTGGATTGATTTTAG ATTCTGTTGGTGGCGGCAACGACACAGAAATCGGTGGCACTATGCCACAGCGTATTGGAAGCTGTCTGGAAACCATGGACGTCTTTCTACAGCAACCCCATCCTGTCCTGGCCTCCATGTGCGTAGCGGACCAACGTAAGAGTCAGGACACAACCAACAAAGTCAGCATCGTTCAGGCGATAGCTAATATCTTGGGTATCAAGAAACTGGAAAGCATTAACTACTCTGTCACTCTGGCCGATCTCGGAATGGACTCTCTCATGGGAACAGAAATCAAACAGACGTTAGAAAGAAATTACGATGTAGTACTGTCCGCACAGGATATCCGTAACCTGACGTTCGAGAAGTTGAAGTCATTCGACTCTGGAGCGGTTGAAGTAGAAGCTAACGAACCGGAAGCCGAGGAAGAAGATGGAGCACAATTCCTGTTCCAGGCGGATGGCGCTGAAATAATTCCTACGGAATCCCTTGTCCAACTGAAGACAAAGGGTACGAAGGGGGCACCTCTATTCTTCGTTCACGCGATCGAGGGAATGGTCGGTTCTCTGAAGGGTATAGCTAGCGAACTGAATCGCCCTGCTTGGGGCTTCCAATGTGTTCAAAATGCACCGTTGAGTACCATAACGGAACTAGCCACGTTCTACATAAAGGAAATGAAGAAAGTTCAGAAGAAAGGACCGTATCATATAGTGGGCTATTCATTTGGTGCTTGTGTCGCCTTTGATATGGCTCTTCAGTTGGAAACCGCCGGTGAGAAGGTAATTTTAACTCTTCTGGACGGATCGCCTGAATTCGTTAGGTTACATTGCATTGCAATTGGAAAACATGCAAGTGAATCGAAAGCGGACATCGTTGAGGACAACTGTCGGAAGACTTTGTCGTTCTTCATTAAGCAGTTCAACGAGAAGATCCGTTTTATCGAG GCTTACAATATTTTGAAGGATACACCTGATGACGAGATATTGGATAAAATGGTAGAAACAATAAATAACAAAGACTTGAAAAAGGAGGAGTTGAAGATTGCTGGTATGTTGTTCCACAAAAAGCTGCAGGCAGCTTATTATTATGTGCCAACGGTTAAATTCAACGGAGACATCATGTTAATAAGAATTCAAGACAGCTTTATCCATTTGAAGAAGGATTACGGTCTATCAGAG ATTTGTCAAAAGGAAGTGCAAATCCAAGAATTACCTGGAAACCACAGAAGCATCCTGACAGGAAGTAACGGCAAAGAAATAGCAAAGATGCTGCAAACGTAA